In Suncus etruscus isolate mSunEtr1 chromosome 2, mSunEtr1.pri.cur, whole genome shotgun sequence, the genomic stretch acaaacaaaaacccagcgaATACAAGATGAGGAAATGGATTTCACATGGTCCAAGTGActtaggggaaaaaagaaaaatgataagccTCAGTCATAGTGACAGAGGTAGGGAGAAAACCAACAGGAGGAGGTGAGCTGCTAAAATCATCACCCTCATCTCACCACTGATGCTCTCTGGAGAGTCAAAATGCCTGAAGGATTCGAACGGACAGTAATAGAAGAACCAAGAGATCTCTGAAAGATTCATATCCAAATAAGTTAGTGAAAACCCAGTAGTGAGAGAAGGCAGCCTGGGGCGCTGCTTTACGAGGGTGAAGCCTTGTCTGAGTATGTCAAGTGAACGTCCAGGGTCCCATAGAGGGACTGCAGGGCACTGAGGACCTTTTCTTGGATCATGTCCACTTGGTCGCCAGGACAGTAATCATCTAGACTGGACCTGCAACCGGTGAGAAAGAGAATGCAGTGAGAGAAATGGCAGGCTGTTGAGGGGTCTTTCCTTCCATCCACTCCATGGCTACCtcctggttctttttttattttatattacttcttttctttttttttggggggggggtgcacacttgatggctctcaggagttactcatggctctgccctcagaaatagcccctggctcaggggacaatatgagatgctggggattgacctgcatacatcctaggtcagccacatggaaggcaaatgctctatctgtgctatcattcttgcCCAACCTCCTGGTTCTCATGTCGAGGAGGAAAGAAGTTCTGAGCCAGAACTTCGCCACCAGAGAACATGCTCTGCCCCTGGATATTGCAAGGTGGTCATGGGCAAAAACTTCATAAGTGTGGGGGTATTTGGCATAAGAGCAGGGAgtgaaaggaaggaaacaaggctgGAAGGGCCAGTGGGGTGTTTGTAACATTGCTCGTAGGCCAGACGACACAGGGAGATGGACTGTAGGGCTCATGATGAGAAGCACCAACGTCTGACCTGTCTTGTACCAGACCCAGACCACAGGACTTCGTGGGCCTCATCACAGCCAGGCTGGACTTCCCCACCCCTGGTCTGGAGGAGGGACTGGGGAAATAACACAGAAACccttaaaaatggaaataaaatgaaaagctgGAGTGaaaaaacagtgggtagggtgcttgctttgcacacggccaacccaggttgcagagcaaggagtatcccctgtgtgtgtgtagcccaaaaagaaaaaaaaaaaaaaaagaaaagaaaaagaaaatagaatgagtACATCAGCCTATTCTGAtcacaaacattttttgtttctggtgtacatccactgatgctcaggccttaatcctgactctgtgttcaggaattactcttggcaaggatcaaatccaggttggccctgtgcaagacaagtgccctaccagctgtgctgtctttctggtCCCTCACAAACATTTTTGACTCGAGGAAATAATCTAGCTCCAGAGCTGCCTCCAAAGACTggagttgggccagagagatcatacagtgggcagagcacttgccttgcatatggctaatggaggttcaatccttgatatcCCAAAGGGTCACccgagcatcgccaggagtgattctgagtgcagagtaatcaggagtaaccttggagcacactgggtgtggcccaaaaacaaaagagtggAGTGTATATATGAGGgagtcctggatttgatctccaatcTGCAGgtttccctaagcacagaagaGGTGATTTCCTGAATACAGTTGTTGGGTATCTGAAACAATaaaagagaaggggccagagtgaaaaggaaaaaatgatccTCAAGACTTAAGGCAGACTTAGTTCTGGTGATcatgcattctatttctttcctttatgtttttagaccatacctggctttgctaagggcttattcctggctctatgctcagggatcactcctaagctCCTGGGTTGTGTTAGAGGACTGTAAGTggtaatggggattgaacctagtcagctgtatgcaaggcaagtaactttcACTAAtagtatcattctggccctgaaaAGTCCTAATATTATGGAAGGCTGTGAACACATTCACAGGCGCTAGAGTTTAGGAGTCAGGGCTTTGGTGaacttaaaaatgtcattttttggAGTGAAgggttgtgccacacccggtaGGACAAGTTGTGGTTGAGGGTTGTGCCAAGCCTGCCAAGCCTGCTTGGGGCTGAGGGACCCATAGAAGTGCTGGTATGTAAGaggacacccagctattaactcaaaacaaagctgttcctccatcttcctctttcctttaaacctctcCCTTTGATATGGAAGAACCCACCTGGATCACTCAACCTTCCACATCCTAGTGAATTTGGTAATGGGAGAATTAGGAAAGGCCAATTTGGCTTAGTGCTAAAAGAGACAATGAGGGAGAAGctactgactccatgactctctcctgactggcttggtttattcatTCTTCACAGCTAGCACCCAAGTGCTTCACACAAGTCTGCTTGAAAGTAGAAATATGGTATATGGAGTGATGTCACAACGTGGGAATTGTTTGACACTGGTATTTGACCCAACATCTTCAATGATGAAGCTGCATTTGAGAGGGTGATGTACCTCCTGTCCcgactctccagcccctgtgggcCTCTATTCAGGCAGCCACACTTACCGTGCAATTGTCACCAGCGTTGGTTTTGGTAAATGCTGCAGCAAAAGATACATGGACTGGATGAGATACTCAATTTCTTGTTCAGTGCTAACATGGTGCGGAAGTTCTGAATAGTCACAGGTTAGGCCAGCCTGGTGaacctgaaaataaaatgtcactgTAAAAGCTTTCATGTTAAAgattatttgttattgttgttgtttggttggttttttggccatgcctggcaatgctcaggggctactcctggctctgcactcagggatcacatgggGTATTGGGggtcaaacacaggttggccataTACAGAGCAAGTGACCTACTACTTGTCTTATCACTCCATCCTGAAATCCACCTTCTTTAAGGGAACAAAAACTTCTTTCAGGAAAAGCTATTGGAAAACAATAGTACCTAAGGCCATTGTATCCTGCCTGGACTCTTCTTCCAGGTCCCCAATCCACAGAGAGGCAGGAGCACCTACTTTgggaaaatggaataaaataatctaaaaactTAAGTGTTCTAACCCGGGCTTCTAAAGAgtagttattattattgttataattcttttttgtttttgtttttgggccacacctggcaatcaatgctctggggttactcctgactctgagctcaaaaatcactgctgCCAGGTGCGGGTGAccaacatgggatgccagggatcaaatccgggtctgaCCCAGCTCGgcctcgtgaaaggcaaatgccctacagatgtgctatcactctagcctagatttctttttttgaaaataatttttttcagaattctcAGGGATACAATTAAAGTGAGCTATattaattaaaagtatatatttctaCCCAGAGGAAGAGACATACAAAGTCAATTtcccaattagaaaaaaaaaatattcaccatTTCATAGTCGGGCACTTCCATCCGTTTTTTCAAACTCTGTACAAGTGGAATGAGTGATTccatcctaaaataaaaaaaaatatcaccccTCAATTAAACCCCTCAGCTAAAATTACAGGGGCCAATGCAATAGTGCATTTAAAACCATTAACTGCATGATCTCAGATGATGATCTAGATGAGCAATAAAAGATAAAGCTgttcaaatatcatttttataaattttaggaccacacccagcattgctcatgttttactgctggctctgtgttcagggatcacttctggtggtatatTTAGGGAACTAGATGGAATAGTGGGGATTAAgccaggttgacagcatgcaagataagtctctcacccctgtactatctctctggcccaagagaaCTATTTTTGCCATGCTTTCAATGTAATGTTAATAGCGAGAGAACAGGTAATCATCCAGGGGAAGTATTTACTTATAAAATCAAGTTCCTTTCATGCCACGGGGCACTTTATCCCTGTGTTGTGTCAGATATGGGGGTTAAGAAACTGACCCACTCatagaaaaataattgatttgaCAGGTGAATCACAGTGTAGAAGCCTGTTTAACAATACCCCAACTCTGAGCAGAAACTTCATTTTCCTTGGCATGAGATCCTGTAAGGCAAAGTCTTCAAGGACTTTGTAAGGCAAAGTCTTGTGATTTTATATGATTTATGCaattttgaggccagagtgatagcacagcaggtagggtgtttgccttgcatgtgtccaacctggaatcaatctgggttcaatttttggccTCCTATgttgtccctgagcctgcctggaacgatttctgagctcagagccaggagtaacccctgaatgctgccaggtatggccgcaaagcaaaataaaagttttatatgaTCTCATATTATACCTGGCACATAAAACAGGAACCTTTGATTTGACGCCTAGCATGGTCCTTGAGCATGACTGGTAATGAACTCTGAACACTAAgccagtgtgtccccaaaacaaacattaaaaaaaaaaccaccccaaaacaacacaaagggaacacaatacaaaagatACAACAGGTTGGGACTTACACATGTTTGGCCCAGTCTTtttccccaagtcccaccaggagtgatacctgagtgaagagttagaagtaagcactgagtgctgctggatgtaggccccaaaccaaaaccaaaatgaaaacgaagaaaccaaaaacaacacagaagcttctaaacaaaaaaattccccaccaaaaaaaaaaaatctttaaaatgagTGTTATTATTAGAATTTGTACTTAAACTAATGACCATTAAAAAAAGTATTAGTAACTTCAGAAACAAATACAGTCTGGATAAAGGATagaaagttgtaaaaaaaaatatttcaatatcttACCCAGGGTTGGAAGCCCATTTCTGTACAGTTTCTTCATCATCACCATCACAGAAATCAGCAAAAATAGCTTCTAAATCTTCTAATTGACGAATTCGAGTATCAACACAATCAACCAGATCCTCcttgaaatatattaaaagatatattttaaaagttctttattttatttttggaggggtcatgggccatacctagtggagCTCAAGGGTTTcacctcgctctgcactcagaaattgctcctagcatgctcgggggaccatataggtctgGGGtgttctgcgtgcaaggcaaacgctctactgcagtgctattgctctggccccaaaagttctttatgttaaattttttttattattattatttttttgttttggatcacacccagtggtgctcaggggtttctcctggctctgtgcttagaaatcactcctggcaggcttgggggatcatataggattctgggattcaaacactttccatcctgggttggctgcttgcaaagtaaaagccctaccactctgctatctctgtagcccctaaaattctttaaaaatttttttggtttttgggtcacacccagcagtgctcaggggttactcttgactctacactcagaaatcattcctggcaaacttgggggaccatatgggatgccgggatttgaaccactgtacttctgcatgcaaggcaaatgctctacctccatgccaactCTCCGgctccaagaattttttttaaagaaaaaattcaggcACAAATAAAATCCAGGACTATGACAATGCTAGTTAAAACATGCAATTtagagaccaaagagatagtacagttggtaaggtgacccagattcgattcctgtcatcctatgtggtctcctgagcacggccaagagtaattcctgagtgtaaagccaggaattagGTGTAAACCCATACCTAAGcttcgctgggtgtgacctcaacacaaagaaatgaaacttAAAATTGGCTTCAAGTAGTAACTATGTGCTTCCTCACTAAACAAAAGATTTGGGACAATCCTTTCCAGAGTCCCTCTGTAAGCTATACGACAGTGCGGGGGTAGGTGACTCACAGGAAAAACCCAGAGAGAGACAAAGTGAGGCTACCTCAGTCAGGTCAGTCCCTGGCTTTTTAAACTGGTACAGTTCTTGTAAGATTTTGTACTCCTCCTGGAAAGCAAAGCAAGGAATCCATGTAGTAAAAGACAAACTTAGTTGAAATAGCTGTTATGAAAAGAAGAGTAGCATCATGAACAGGTTAGGGCCAGGCAAAATGTCTGATAGCGAGTTCACTGTAAACATTAAAGTCAAGTCAAGACCTTTCATCTTAGATACATCTTAGGTGTAGAGGGTGTGGTAAGGATGTCTAACAATCACTACTCGAAGAACACTTGGTATGGAGTtggaaatatttctcattttattccttGATAAAGCAATGCATGTTAGTAGTCTAGAAAGATTTCAGCTCTTTACAGGACATATGcagatctttattttgtttgagggggtggtggtgttcaagggttactcctaggtctgcactcagggatctctcctagtggtgcttgggagactgtgtaggatgctggggatggaactcaggtaaggtatatgcaaggcaaatgccttacctgccatTCTATCTCTGGTTCCGTAGagctttaaatacaaaaataattgggaccaaagtgatagcacagcaggtagggtgtatgccttgcatgtggccaaaccaggttcaatcttgggcatcccatatgatcctccgaggcttccagaaataatttctgagagcagagccaggaataacccgagtgatgctgggtgtgacccaaaaactaaaaataaattaaaataaaataaaaataccacagCTCTTTCCATAGCCACataatgatctctcatatgtggaatataaagaaaaatagcaggGTGATTACAAAGAAAAGCAGAACTGGTCTTCATTAGGAAGTTTGGGGGTGTATAGAAATGTGGGAAGGATCGGGCCACTGGGACAATAGTGAAGGGAAGAGCACTTTGGTGGAGGGTTTGGTACTGGCATGTttcatgcatgaaaccctaccaatAGCCGTTCTATAAGccataataaaattgaaaacaagagaaaaaaggtCTTGAACAAAATAACTACCAAGATGCAAAGCTATAATTGACACATTCAGCCTTAATTAGTTTCTAAATTCCAGGTGCCTTCTCCTTGCCATTTAAAGCAATAAAGCTGTAACTTTATTGTCACACCCCCGGTACAGTGGgcagagtgattgccttgcatgtgtctggccTGGGCTCGAagcccagaaccccatatggtcccctgagcactgccaggaatgatccctgaactcagactCAGGAATAAGGCCTAACTACCATTTAATATGATTCCCCCCCACaaagaaagccaaaaaagaataaatgaatatatattgtgGGTCATACTGGATAGTGCTTGGGAGTGACTTCCAATGCAGTGCTCAATGGAACATATTggactggggatggaacccaggtctcctacaaGAAGGGGATGTGCTTCAGTCTTGAGACTTTACCTCCCTGCTCCAGAATGGCACTGATaacttaaaaagtttaaaaacagaGGCCatagtggtagtacagtgggcaggtcacttgccttccaagtggctgattgagttccatccctggcatcccatatggtaagtAATTTCTaggttcaaagccaggagtaacccttgtgcaccactaggtatggttcAAAGAGCAACACCAAAGCCAAAATGTTTGAAAAACAACAAGTCCTGCTAAGGCTGTTGTTGGCAGAGAGGATGTAGGTACCCCGGCTGAGTTTGTCAATTTGGCCTGGGGCTCGACACAATATCTTCACCAAGGAATTGGGACTGACTCTCCTGTCTTGACTCAGTGTGGTTCTCCACACTGTGATGAAGATGAGAACTTGCCAAACACATTCCATACCAGTATCCAAGCACCACCCTTGCGGGTCTATCAAGTGGATAGCAACTGGTCACTGACTAGCAGATACATAAAATCCTGGAAAGGGGAAGTCAAGATGGCAATAAAGGAGGTCCCAGTAAAGGCATTACTGGGAGCTATTGGTAGGAAGCTGGCTGATTTCTcgtttaggggccatacccagcggtactTAGcagaccatatatatatatggtaccaGGTACTGAACTGAAATCAGTGGGGTACAAGGCAAAGTACCTCAAACCCGgttctatttctctgtcccctatttttgtttgtgtggttttaggtcatacctcatggtgctcagggcttactcttggcagggctcagggaaccatctggggtgaGTGAATGGTACCTgcgttagccatgtacaaggcaagtgccctacccactgtaccatctatcactctggcctctgatgtttttccttttttttttttttgcttttggccacttaggggattattcttggctttgaactcagaaattattcctggtgggctcggggaaccatataagatgctggggatcaaacctgggttcgtcccaggtctgctgcatgcaaggcaaacaccctacctgctgtgctatcactccaactccaaggcctctgatttctttttttttttttaatttgggagggggggggccacatctggtgactctcaggggttactcctggctatgtgctcagaaattgcccctggcttgggggaccacatgggacagtgggggatcgaaccacagtccgtcgtAGGttagcatgtgaaaggcaaacaccctactgcctgcctgcgacactgctctggccccaggcctctgttttcttttcttttcttctttttttttttttttggagggggggttactcctggctctacgctcagaaatcgctcctggcaggcttgggggaccatatgggatgctgggattcgaaccaccttccctcttcatgcaaggcaaacacgccctacctccatgctatctctcaagttcCAGGACTCTGATTTCTAATTGAAAGAAATGCCATGCAATGCTCAAGATCAATATCTGCAAAACAGCGTGCTTTTGCAGTATTAGAAACCAAGGTTAAGTCAATAACATTTCCATTTTAAAGCAGCAGAACAGAGATGAAAGCAGCACATTTACCTGAGTGAACATTTCTTTGAAGGGATTCTTCACTGAGAAGAAATCTAAGTCAATATCTAACACAAACGCATCCCCTGCCTTCCAAGTCTCCAGCATCTCCCAGGAACTGGCTGCAGTTGGGCCCTCCCAGATTTCAGAAGAGGAAGAATTTAAGTGTTCTAGGCAAGCCGGGTCCCTTCCCTGGGTCACCGCGTCCTCGTCCTGTCTGGGTCCTTCTGAATGAGAGTCACACTTAGTAGAAGCCGGGCTTTCTGTGTCTTTTGGTGCTAGCCTGGCCTTTTTGGCAGAAGATGCTGCAGAATGTTCATCCTGATTGTCACCCAGTTGATATGGCTTTACCATAATTACGTCCAACTGTAAAGGTTTTTGGTTTTCTAGCTGGTTTTCAGTGACATAAAGACCATCGCTGAGGAAGTAGTGATCTGTACTTGTCACCCTGTAGCAGAAAGACTACTTTAAGGGAGAGTGGAGGAAGTAGGTGAAAGTTTACACAGAACTGTCCCAGCAGTACAGAACTAAGGGCATACTCAGCATTACAGAACTCTATCTCTGACTgcctctctgtcacacacacacacacacacacacacacacacaaaacacacacacacacacacacacacatttttgggccataaccagtggtgttcagtTACCCCTGGTGCTGCTGTTTTGTGGCCTCTAACAATCTATTTTCCCTAAAAGGTGATGCCAGCAGTGGTACCAAGAGTGTTCCCTGTGGTACTTCAGTACCCCAGAGACTATCCCTGGAGCACCAGCAGGCAAATACTCATACCAGCCCTTTAAGCTCTCTCTACATCCCTggcttttaattaatttattctttattgctGTGAGGGCCACTTTTAGTGGTATTTGGGGTGTATGGGATCACTCCAAGTGGTGCTTAGCCTGATGGTGTTTGAGAATAAACTTAGCACAtagtgttttgggggaccatgtggtgccagggactgagcccagggctcctgcatgcaaagcatgtgttcagacttttgaaccatctccctcGCCTTATTCACTGCTCATTTTGtacaacacaaacaaacaaccaaactgAGCCACCTTTATAATTTCTCTGCTGGTTGTTAAATTCAGCAGACAACAGTTGCATTGGAAGGGAACAGTAAAATGTCTCattgaatattgaatatataaattcataaaaatcatACAGATCAATGAGGAAATCAGTCATCAAGAGAGCCTGAATTGCAGTAGATGAGGACAGTTATTAAAAAGccaatttgaggggctggagtgatagtgcagcagtagggcatttgccttgcatgcggctggcccaggaaggaccttggttcaatccccggcatcccatatggtcccccaacccaggagtgacttctgagcacatagccaggagtaacttttgagcatcacagaatgtggcccaaaaatcaaacaaagagaaaaggtCAATTTAAGggtggagcaaaagcacagtgggtagggcatttaccttgcaggaaTGCAAGGAGGGACCAACCccggtttgatcactggcatcccacatggttcc encodes the following:
- the C2H5orf22 gene encoding UPF0489 protein C5orf22 homolog; amino-acid sequence: MSDSAAEQLHASGATPSFQAFGGWWTIIRRRAGRAAGRVVSDFSGSPALEFPGTRAEFDSKTLTELSIENWIMPAVYAGHFSHVIWLHPPWAQQITEGKHHFLVGKDTSTTTIRVTSTDHYFLSDGLYVTENQLENQKPLQLDVIMVKPYQLGDNQDEHSAASSAKKARLAPKDTESPASTKCDSHSEGPRQDEDAVTQGRDPACLEHLNSSSSEIWEGPTAASSWEMLETWKAGDAFVLDIDLDFFSVKNPFKEMFTQEDLVDCVDTRIRQLEDLEAIFADFCDGDDEETVQKWASNPGMESLIPLVQSLKKRMEVPDYEMVHQAGLTCDYSELPHHVSTEQEIEYLIQSMYLLLQHLPKPTLVTIARPSSRPGVGKSSLAVMRPTKSCGLGLVQDRSSLDDYCPGDQVDMIQEKVLSALQSLYGTLDVHLTYSDKASPS